The following proteins are co-located in the Gemmatimonadota bacterium genome:
- a CDS encoding radical SAM protein, with amino-acid sequence MKVFIVNPAYGKGFVKTARWFARSRGRVRRHPDYLCRATAVLEEAGNECVFLDASAKDLPRVEVEEQVRAFQPDAIVVYATTPSIESDLEHARVLRDASGGGRVLLVGSHGSAEPEDTLRRGKGSVDAVVRREFDYTLREYASTGVLEGVDGLSYLDGDTVVHNPDRALIEDLDALPFPAWNHIDIHDYPDAGKLFPFITLIGGRGCPAKCTFCQLPQVMYGHRYRTRSPERVLAEIEYDLELFPDLREVMFEDDTLTLSTHLDRLREICQGLIDRGLHRRISWSANARPDLTDRDTLRLMKESGARMFCVGFEFGNDEMLRRIRKGIGTDKMREFARATAEAGIRVHGCFMIGGPGETRETAMQTIGLARELDIDTCQFTGVAAYPGTAYYDWAKENGYVVAEDWTDWVDEDLEQRGVVDIPGLSLREIDELVDEGLRSFYMRPGQVRTILRNIRSVSDVKTKLHGLRSFLTYFAGRRRGGGRS; translated from the coding sequence GTGAAGGTCTTCATCGTCAATCCTGCCTACGGGAAGGGCTTCGTCAAGACGGCGCGCTGGTTCGCGCGGTCGCGGGGAAGAGTCCGCCGACATCCGGACTACCTCTGTCGCGCGACCGCCGTTCTGGAGGAAGCCGGGAATGAGTGCGTGTTTCTCGACGCATCGGCGAAGGACCTTCCGCGGGTCGAGGTAGAGGAACAGGTGCGCGCATTCCAACCGGATGCGATCGTCGTGTACGCCACCACCCCTTCGATCGAGAGCGATCTGGAACACGCCCGGGTTCTTCGGGACGCGTCCGGCGGTGGGCGGGTGCTCCTGGTTGGCTCGCACGGGTCTGCGGAGCCGGAGGACACGCTGCGCCGCGGAAAGGGATCGGTAGACGCGGTCGTTCGCCGGGAGTTCGACTACACGCTGCGCGAATACGCGTCCACCGGTGTTCTGGAAGGAGTGGACGGACTCTCCTATCTCGACGGGGATACGGTTGTGCACAACCCCGACCGCGCGCTGATCGAAGACTTGGACGCGCTTCCGTTTCCTGCATGGAATCATATCGACATTCACGACTACCCGGACGCAGGCAAGCTGTTTCCATTCATCACGCTGATCGGCGGACGGGGCTGCCCCGCAAAGTGCACCTTCTGCCAGCTCCCGCAGGTGATGTACGGGCATCGCTATCGCACGCGCTCCCCGGAACGAGTGCTGGCGGAGATCGAGTACGATCTGGAGCTGTTCCCCGATCTTCGAGAAGTCATGTTCGAAGACGATACGCTGACTCTTTCCACCCACTTGGATCGGCTCCGGGAGATCTGCCAGGGGCTCATCGACCGGGGACTTCACCGGCGAATCTCGTGGAGCGCGAACGCCCGGCCTGATCTGACCGACCGCGACACGCTCCGCCTCATGAAGGAGTCCGGAGCACGGATGTTCTGCGTCGGCTTTGAGTTCGGGAACGACGAGATGCTCCGTCGGATCCGCAAAGGCATCGGCACGGACAAGATGCGGGAGTTCGCCCGCGCGACCGCGGAAGCGGGGATTCGCGTTCATGGGTGCTTCATGATCGGAGGGCCGGGGGAGACTCGAGAGACCGCCATGCAAACGATCGGGCTTGCGCGGGAACTGGACATCGACACCTGTCAGTTCACGGGAGTGGCCGCGTATCCCGGAACGGCCTACTACGACTGGGCGAAAGAGAACGGCTATGTCGTGGCGGAGGACTGGACGGACTGGGTGGATGAGGACCTGGAACAACGCGGAGTGGTGGACATCCCGGGGTTGTCGCTGCGCGAGATTGACGAACTCGTGGATGAAGGGCTGCGGAGCTTCTACATGCGGCCGGGGCAGGTTCGGACAATCCTCCGGAATATTCGCTCCGTGTCGGATGTGAAGACAAAGCTCCACGGGTTGCGGAGTTTCCTGACCTACTTTGCCGGGCGTCGCCGGGGCGGTGGGCGATCATGA
- a CDS encoding radical SAM protein yields the protein MKVHFVDTPPSVDWTPESHITKGGRRFPALSVTGEITYSYLNLQAAAVLREAGHEVSCLDCQAEGVTLSEAVDQIRASGPDLVVIYVEQIKIEADRAFVAAVTRDTGIRVGFVGPFVTPMARAVLEECPGVGFALRGEYDESLAEVVEGLARGDDSWRTVEGISCREEDGSIVEVGDYRHVADLDALPFPAYDLVDLGRYTESVFRSHPAATMITSRGCPYQCVYCWFPQTIYGHRWRSLSPERVVAEMEHLVREFGVREIRLDDDIFELNRKRVLEICRLLKEKDLGVTWSPQCRPDRVDPELLAEMKAAGCSRILYGCESASQEILDKMLKNARVEDIEKATRWTKDAGIDVHNCFIIGFPWDTEDTVRSTIQYAYSLNAEFCQFGIATPLPGTALLKIVEEEGTLVSDGDWSRHDGFSRSAVSFKQLPRERIEELARESYRRYYLRPRYALMMARRALRSRDDFLQTIRLARAFLRRKALGWL from the coding sequence ATGAAGGTTCACTTTGTCGATACGCCGCCTTCGGTGGACTGGACGCCGGAGTCCCACATCACGAAAGGCGGGCGTCGATTCCCGGCGCTGTCGGTCACGGGTGAGATCACCTACTCGTATCTGAATCTCCAGGCCGCCGCCGTTCTCCGTGAGGCAGGGCACGAGGTTTCCTGCCTGGACTGCCAGGCCGAGGGCGTCACGCTTTCGGAGGCCGTGGATCAGATCCGCGCGTCGGGGCCGGATCTCGTGGTGATCTATGTGGAGCAGATCAAGATCGAGGCGGATCGTGCATTCGTCGCTGCGGTAACGAGAGATACCGGGATCCGTGTGGGGTTTGTCGGGCCGTTTGTCACCCCGATGGCGCGTGCGGTGCTGGAGGAGTGTCCCGGAGTGGGTTTCGCACTGAGGGGGGAGTATGACGAGTCGCTGGCGGAAGTGGTGGAGGGACTGGCGCGCGGAGACGACTCGTGGCGGACCGTGGAGGGGATCTCCTGTCGCGAGGAGGACGGGTCCATCGTTGAAGTCGGCGATTACCGGCATGTCGCGGATCTGGACGCGCTTCCGTTCCCCGCATACGACCTGGTGGATCTGGGCCGGTATACGGAGAGCGTCTTCAGGAGCCACCCTGCCGCGACCATGATCACATCGCGGGGGTGCCCGTACCAGTGTGTGTACTGCTGGTTCCCCCAGACGATCTATGGCCACCGCTGGCGGTCGCTCTCCCCGGAGCGAGTGGTTGCGGAGATGGAGCATCTGGTGCGGGAGTTTGGCGTGCGGGAGATTCGTCTGGACGATGACATCTTCGAACTCAACCGGAAGCGCGTGCTGGAGATCTGCCGCCTCCTGAAGGAGAAGGACCTGGGAGTGACCTGGTCTCCCCAGTGCCGCCCGGATCGCGTGGATCCGGAGCTGCTGGCCGAGATGAAGGCCGCCGGCTGTTCGCGGATTCTCTACGGCTGCGAAAGCGCAAGCCAGGAGATCCTGGACAAGATGCTCAAGAATGCTCGCGTGGAGGATATCGAAAAGGCCACGCGCTGGACGAAGGACGCGGGAATCGATGTGCACAACTGCTTCATCATCGGCTTCCCGTGGGACACCGAGGATACCGTTCGATCCACCATCCAGTATGCCTACTCGCTGAATGCGGAGTTCTGCCAGTTCGGTATTGCCACCCCGTTGCCCGGGACGGCGCTTCTGAAGATCGTCGAGGAAGAAGGGACGCTGGTGTCGGACGGTGACTGGTCCCGACACGATGGATTCTCCCGCTCCGCAGTCAGCTTCAAGCAACTCCCGCGTGAGAGGATTGAGGAACTTGCGCGGGAGTCTTACCGCCGGTACTACCTCCGCCCACGCTATGCACTCATGATGGCCCGGCGTGCTCTGCGCTCACGAGACGACTTCCTCCAGACCATACGGCTGGCGCGGGCATTTCTTCGCCGGAAGGCGCTGGGCTGGCTCTAG